A single Mytilus trossulus isolate FHL-02 chromosome 12, PNRI_Mtr1.1.1.hap1, whole genome shotgun sequence DNA region contains:
- the LOC134692945 gene encoding uncharacterized protein LOC134692945 isoform X1 yields MGSKRKTSKTFGLGSGPAKGKRTSTRCGRPTVNFMIRRKRIKRKSLPLSLVLKRIRQTTISKRKNTKECHKFFTSELLENGLKLKIRERTMHNLSPQGYRFVNLDSLQGHVSEITMHVCLCPSAIELSSKNQSPIKLVSEERKLGLATVLCAQCEGCHKQFKFCTSPSLPESKRFDVNVRAVWGSIATGNGPSHLNEIMGTMNSPGLSSTSFSAIEQEVGEWWLAALQENMLQVGAEERRIAMENGFFHQGIPAITVITDGGWSKRTHKHSYNALGGVAIIIGQATKKLLHIGVRNKYCYVCSTAEKVNTIPTEHTCFKNWSEDSQSMEADIVLEGFKQAESKHGLRYIRVVGDGDSSVYARIREEVPGWGRYVEKEECANHTCKCFRSNLEKLVSENHLYKGRNHLTKTTRVRLVSALRSAIRMRSKDVETNHLTKPEAISQLRHDIKNSVFHVFGLHSNCSNFCKARDNVNPITHDHHVIPPDQPVEETLDIFEEQEKLWSEGSSLAAQEEARGESSIEYSNVEQYIIQDVTSILNRIAEKAHRLISNTTTNLAENWMRIRTKFDGGKIYNLCNRGSWHGRCFGGGLRMNFGPKWSPIVWEQATTTKAGKFFDEYYARHEKNLISSRKYKSKPDTQQLRWKRKMKVCKQSNSKKARQSYGTEAMDYTPDISPSDLSNIKDKYIQTHINIGIPQMNAITNSTSQQSLSGLWHTERRKRLTASNFGPIIRRNPSLKVLNLVKNLLYSTFKGNRHTRNGLLQERTSIEEYTLKKAEQHENVNVKSTGLLIAHEHPFLAASADGIVSTASGDGLLEIKNLLHNKPVNLYQASEKSSFCLETVSGHLNLKSTHNYFYQCHGLMNICNYPWIDFVVRTLNPHQLFIQRIFRDNTLWENIMLPKLKAFYFNAILPELCSPRNGKSPGIREPGIWYIAPKCTQPGKKTTGRKKKNTAKQNNDFVSEANTGPSADQTPCTRSRRGRPRLVKFLDKRIEHKWIVDNTSQWYKGTVLSVKSGKDGVKGAIYEVLYDSDDNPYEINHLVEDYRSESVRFIDV; encoded by the exons atgGGTAGTAAAAGGAAAACGTCAAAAACATTTGGACTAGGCTCTGGACCAGCAAAGGGCAAAAGAACAAGTACAAGGTGTGGAAGACCAACTGTAAATTTTATGATTAGGAGAAAAAGGATAAAGCGGAAGTCTCTGCCGCTGTCTCTTGTTTTAAAGAGAATCAGACAGACAACAATAAGTAAGAGAAAAAACACCAAAGAATGCCATAAATTTTTCACTTCTGAACTATTAGAAAATGGATTGAAACTGAAAATCAGAGAAAGGACAATGCATAATTTAAGCCCACAAGGTTATAGATTTGTGAATTTGGACTCATTACAAGGACATGTCAGTGAAATAACTATGCACGTATGTCTGTGTCCTTCAGCAATAGAGCTAAGTTCTAAAAACCAATCACCAATAAAACTTGTAAGCGAGGAAAGGAAATTAGGACTTGCAACCGTTCTTTGTGCTCAGTGTGAAGGATGtcataaacaatttaaattctGCACTAGCCCATCATTGCCAGAAAGTAAAAGGTTTGATGTAAACGTGAGAGCTGTGTGGGGAAGTATTGCCACTGGAAATGGACCGTCTCACTTAAATGAAATCATGGGGACAATGAATTCACCAGGACTCTCGTCAACTTCATTTTCAGCAATTGAACAAGAAGTAGGGGAATGGTGGTTAGCAGCTCTCCAAGAAAATATGTTACAG GTTGGAGCAGAGGAAAGAAGGATTGCCATGGAGAACGGATTTTTTCATCAGGGTATCCCAGCAATAACCGTAATTACTGATGGAGGATGGTCGAAACGAACCCACAAACATTCCTATAATGCCCTGGGAGGAGTGGCAATCATAATAGGGCAAGCAACCAAAAAACTTTTGCATATAGGAGTACGAAACAAGTATTGCTATGTATGTAGCACTGCAGAGAAAGTGAATACAATCCCAACAGAACATACATGTTTTAAGAACTGGTCAGAAGATAGTCAGTCTATGGAAGCTGATATTGTGCTTGAAGGGTTCAAACAAGCAGAATCCAAACATGGCCTACGCTATATCCGTGTTGTAGGAGATGGTGACAGTTCAGTTTATGCTAGGATACGAGAGGAAGTGCCAGGTTGGGGTAGATATGTGGAAAAGGAAGAATGTGCTAACCATACATGCAAATGTTTTAGGTCAAACCTGGAAAAACTTGTTTCCGAAAATCATCTATATAAAGGTAGAAaccatttaacaaaaacaactcGTGTACGGTTAGTATCTGCTTTGCGTAGTGCCATCAGAATGCGTTCTAAAGATGTAGAAACAAATCACCTCACAAAACCTGAAGCTATTTCTCAGCTTCGTCATGACATAAAAAACtctgtttttcatgtttttggttTACATTCCAACTGCAGTAACTTTTGCAAGGCAAGGGACAATGTCAATCCAATCACTCATGACCATCATGTCATACCACCGGATCAACCAGTGGAAGAGACATTGGATATATTTGAAGAACAGGAAAAACTTTGGTCTGAAGGCTCATCATTAGCTGCACAGGAGGAAGCAAGAGGAGAATCATCTATAGAGTACAGTAATGTTGAACAGTATATAATTCAAGACGTGACATCAATTTTGAATAGAATTGCTGAAAAAGCTCACCGTCTCATTTCTAATACAACAACAAATTTAGCTGAAAATTGGATGAGAATAAGGACCAAATTTGATGGCGGAAAAATCTACAACCTCTGTAATAGAGGATCTTGGCATGGAAGATGTTTTGGAGGAGGGCTAAGAATGAATTTTGGACCAAAGTGGTCACCTATTGTTTGGGAACaggcaacaacaacaaaagcaGGTAAATTCTTTGATGAATACTACGCTAgacatgaaaaaaatcttatcagTAGCAGAAAATACAAATCGAAACCAGACACTCAGCAATTGAGATGGAAGAGAAAAATGAAAGTTTGCAAACAAAGCAACTCCAAAAAAGCTAGACAGTCTTATGGCACTGAGGCAATGGATTACACCCCTGACATATCTCCAtctgatttatcaaatataaaggACAAATATATTCAGACTCATATTAACATTGGTATACCTCAAATGAATGCAATAACAAATTCTACTTCACAGCAATCTTTGTCTGGTCTTTGGCACACAGAAAGGAGAAAACGTTTGACAGCTTCAAATTTTGGACCAATCATTCGCCGTAACCCTTCATTGAAAGTATTAAATTTAGTCAAAAATCTTCTGTACTCCACCTTCAAGGGAAATAGACACACTAGAAATGGACTTCTGCAAGAAAGAACATCTATAGAGGAGTATACGCTGAAAAAGGCAGAACAACATGAGAATGTAAATGTTAAATCTACTGGTTTGCTAATTGCCCATGAACACCCATTTTTGGCTGCTAGTGCAGATGGTATAGTTTCAACTGCGTCTGGTGATGGTCTTTTGGAGATAAAAAATCTTCTGCACAACAAACCTGTCAATCTCTACCAAGCAAGTGAAAAATCATCATTCTGTCTGGAAACTGTCAGTGgtcatttaaatttgaaaagtacCCACAACTACTTTTATCAGTGCCATGGTTTAatgaatatttgtaattatcCTTGGATAGATTTCGTTGTTAGGACTCTTAATCCACACCAGTTGTTTATCCAAAGAATATTTAGGGACAATACCTTGTGGGAAAACATCATGCTGCCAAAACTTAAAGCATTTTACTTCAATGCTATTCTTCCGGAATTGTGTTCACCACGTAATGGCAAAAGTCCTGGAATAAGGGAACCAGGAATCTGG TACATTGCACCAAAGTGCACCCAACCTGGCAAAAAAACGACTGGtagaaagaaaaagaatacAGCAAAACAGAACAATGACTTTGTCTCAGAAGCAAACACTGGACCATCAGCAGACCAAACACCCTGTACTAGAAG tagAAGAGGTAGGCCAAGATTGGTGAAATTCCTAGACAAAAGAATAGAACACAAATGGATTGTAGACAATACATCTCAATGGTATAAAGGGACAGTGCTGAGTGTAAAATCAGGAAAGGATGGTGTGAAAG GTGCAATTTATGAAGTCCTATATGACAGTGATGACAACCCATATGAAATAAATCATCTGGTTGAAGATTATCGATCTGAATCTGTACGGTTCATTGATGTATAG
- the LOC134692945 gene encoding uncharacterized protein LOC134692945 isoform X2, whose translation MGSKRKTSKTFGLGSGPAKGKRTSTRCGRPTVNFMIRRKRIKRKSLPLSLVLKRIRQTTISKRKNTKECHKFFTSELLENGLKLKIRERTMHNLSPQGYRFVNLDSLQGHVSEITMHVCLCPSAIELSSKNQSPIKLVSEERKLGLATVLCAQCEGCHKQFKFCTSPSLPESKRFDVNVRAVWGSIATGNGPSHLNEIMGTMNSPGLSSTSFSAIEQEVGEWWLAALQENMLQVGAEERRIAMENGFFHQGIPAITVITDGGWSKRTHKHSYNALGGVAIIIGQATKKLLHIGVRNKYCYVCSTAEKVNTIPTEHTCFKNWSEDSQSMEADIVLEGFKQAESKHGLRYIRVVGDGDSSVYARIREEVPGWGRYVEKEECANHTCKCFRSNLEKLVSENHLYKGRNHLTKTTRVRLVSALRSAIRMRSKDVETNHLTKPEAISQLRHDIKNSVFHVFGLHSNCSNFCKARDNVNPITHDHHVIPPDQPVEETLDIFEEQEKLWSEGSSLAAQEEARGESSIEYSNVEQYIIQDVTSILNRIAEKAHRLISNTTTNLAENWMRIRTKFDGGKIYNLCNRGSWHGRCFGGGLRMNFGPKWSPIVWEQATTTKAGKFFDEYYARHEKNLISSRKYKSKPDTQQLRWKRKMKVCKQSNSKKARQSYGTEAMDYTPDISPSDLSNIKDKYIQTHINIGIPQMNAITNSTSQQSLSGLWHTERRKRLTASNFGPIIRRNPSLKVLNLVKNLLYSTFKGNRHTRNGLLQERTSIEEYTLKKAEQHENVNVKSTGLLIAHEHPFLAASADGIVSTASGDGLLEIKNLLHNKPVNLYQASEKSSFCLETVSGHLNLKSTHNYFYQCHGLMNICNYPWIDFVVRTLNPHQLFIQRIFRDNTLWENIMLPKLKAFYFNAILPELCSPRNGKSPGIREPGIWYIAPKCTQPGKKTTGRKKKNTAKQNNDFVSEANTGPSADQTPCTRRRGRPRLVKFLDKRIEHKWIVDNTSQWYKGTVLSVKSGKDGVKGAIYEVLYDSDDNPYEINHLVEDYRSESVRFIDV comes from the exons atgGGTAGTAAAAGGAAAACGTCAAAAACATTTGGACTAGGCTCTGGACCAGCAAAGGGCAAAAGAACAAGTACAAGGTGTGGAAGACCAACTGTAAATTTTATGATTAGGAGAAAAAGGATAAAGCGGAAGTCTCTGCCGCTGTCTCTTGTTTTAAAGAGAATCAGACAGACAACAATAAGTAAGAGAAAAAACACCAAAGAATGCCATAAATTTTTCACTTCTGAACTATTAGAAAATGGATTGAAACTGAAAATCAGAGAAAGGACAATGCATAATTTAAGCCCACAAGGTTATAGATTTGTGAATTTGGACTCATTACAAGGACATGTCAGTGAAATAACTATGCACGTATGTCTGTGTCCTTCAGCAATAGAGCTAAGTTCTAAAAACCAATCACCAATAAAACTTGTAAGCGAGGAAAGGAAATTAGGACTTGCAACCGTTCTTTGTGCTCAGTGTGAAGGATGtcataaacaatttaaattctGCACTAGCCCATCATTGCCAGAAAGTAAAAGGTTTGATGTAAACGTGAGAGCTGTGTGGGGAAGTATTGCCACTGGAAATGGACCGTCTCACTTAAATGAAATCATGGGGACAATGAATTCACCAGGACTCTCGTCAACTTCATTTTCAGCAATTGAACAAGAAGTAGGGGAATGGTGGTTAGCAGCTCTCCAAGAAAATATGTTACAG GTTGGAGCAGAGGAAAGAAGGATTGCCATGGAGAACGGATTTTTTCATCAGGGTATCCCAGCAATAACCGTAATTACTGATGGAGGATGGTCGAAACGAACCCACAAACATTCCTATAATGCCCTGGGAGGAGTGGCAATCATAATAGGGCAAGCAACCAAAAAACTTTTGCATATAGGAGTACGAAACAAGTATTGCTATGTATGTAGCACTGCAGAGAAAGTGAATACAATCCCAACAGAACATACATGTTTTAAGAACTGGTCAGAAGATAGTCAGTCTATGGAAGCTGATATTGTGCTTGAAGGGTTCAAACAAGCAGAATCCAAACATGGCCTACGCTATATCCGTGTTGTAGGAGATGGTGACAGTTCAGTTTATGCTAGGATACGAGAGGAAGTGCCAGGTTGGGGTAGATATGTGGAAAAGGAAGAATGTGCTAACCATACATGCAAATGTTTTAGGTCAAACCTGGAAAAACTTGTTTCCGAAAATCATCTATATAAAGGTAGAAaccatttaacaaaaacaactcGTGTACGGTTAGTATCTGCTTTGCGTAGTGCCATCAGAATGCGTTCTAAAGATGTAGAAACAAATCACCTCACAAAACCTGAAGCTATTTCTCAGCTTCGTCATGACATAAAAAACtctgtttttcatgtttttggttTACATTCCAACTGCAGTAACTTTTGCAAGGCAAGGGACAATGTCAATCCAATCACTCATGACCATCATGTCATACCACCGGATCAACCAGTGGAAGAGACATTGGATATATTTGAAGAACAGGAAAAACTTTGGTCTGAAGGCTCATCATTAGCTGCACAGGAGGAAGCAAGAGGAGAATCATCTATAGAGTACAGTAATGTTGAACAGTATATAATTCAAGACGTGACATCAATTTTGAATAGAATTGCTGAAAAAGCTCACCGTCTCATTTCTAATACAACAACAAATTTAGCTGAAAATTGGATGAGAATAAGGACCAAATTTGATGGCGGAAAAATCTACAACCTCTGTAATAGAGGATCTTGGCATGGAAGATGTTTTGGAGGAGGGCTAAGAATGAATTTTGGACCAAAGTGGTCACCTATTGTTTGGGAACaggcaacaacaacaaaagcaGGTAAATTCTTTGATGAATACTACGCTAgacatgaaaaaaatcttatcagTAGCAGAAAATACAAATCGAAACCAGACACTCAGCAATTGAGATGGAAGAGAAAAATGAAAGTTTGCAAACAAAGCAACTCCAAAAAAGCTAGACAGTCTTATGGCACTGAGGCAATGGATTACACCCCTGACATATCTCCAtctgatttatcaaatataaaggACAAATATATTCAGACTCATATTAACATTGGTATACCTCAAATGAATGCAATAACAAATTCTACTTCACAGCAATCTTTGTCTGGTCTTTGGCACACAGAAAGGAGAAAACGTTTGACAGCTTCAAATTTTGGACCAATCATTCGCCGTAACCCTTCATTGAAAGTATTAAATTTAGTCAAAAATCTTCTGTACTCCACCTTCAAGGGAAATAGACACACTAGAAATGGACTTCTGCAAGAAAGAACATCTATAGAGGAGTATACGCTGAAAAAGGCAGAACAACATGAGAATGTAAATGTTAAATCTACTGGTTTGCTAATTGCCCATGAACACCCATTTTTGGCTGCTAGTGCAGATGGTATAGTTTCAACTGCGTCTGGTGATGGTCTTTTGGAGATAAAAAATCTTCTGCACAACAAACCTGTCAATCTCTACCAAGCAAGTGAAAAATCATCATTCTGTCTGGAAACTGTCAGTGgtcatttaaatttgaaaagtacCCACAACTACTTTTATCAGTGCCATGGTTTAatgaatatttgtaattatcCTTGGATAGATTTCGTTGTTAGGACTCTTAATCCACACCAGTTGTTTATCCAAAGAATATTTAGGGACAATACCTTGTGGGAAAACATCATGCTGCCAAAACTTAAAGCATTTTACTTCAATGCTATTCTTCCGGAATTGTGTTCACCACGTAATGGCAAAAGTCCTGGAATAAGGGAACCAGGAATCTGG TACATTGCACCAAAGTGCACCCAACCTGGCAAAAAAACGACTGGtagaaagaaaaagaatacAGCAAAACAGAACAATGACTTTGTCTCAGAAGCAAACACTGGACCATCAGCAGACCAAACACCCTGTACTAGAAG AAGAGGTAGGCCAAGATTGGTGAAATTCCTAGACAAAAGAATAGAACACAAATGGATTGTAGACAATACATCTCAATGGTATAAAGGGACAGTGCTGAGTGTAAAATCAGGAAAGGATGGTGTGAAAG GTGCAATTTATGAAGTCCTATATGACAGTGATGACAACCCATATGAAATAAATCATCTGGTTGAAGATTATCGATCTGAATCTGTACGGTTCATTGATGTATAG